A portion of the Bubalus kerabau isolate K-KA32 ecotype Philippines breed swamp buffalo chromosome 1, PCC_UOA_SB_1v2, whole genome shotgun sequence genome contains these proteins:
- the MXD3 gene encoding max dimerization protein 3 isoform X1 — protein MESVASNIQVLLQAAEFLERREREAEHGYASLCPHRSPGPVHRRRKRSPQAPGALDSGRSVHNELEKRRRAQLKRCLEQLKQQMPLGADCVRYTTLSLLRRARMHIQKLEEQEQRARQLKEKLRSKQQSLRRQLEQLRGLGTVGERERLRADSLDSSGLSSERSDSDQEELEVDVESLVFGGQSPHRASRAAWSHCWNGLKGPCVGTGAPRTLLLAAGSPTWERGVGPPEPCRAGSLGPGHPPRHVDSTWPSCPWQQEASWALMFLPKQGPLAFAPRILYFH, from the exons ATGGAATCGGTGGCCAGCAACATCCAAGTCTTGCTGCAGGCGGCGGAGTTCCTGGAGCGCCGcgagagag AGGCCGAGCATGGCTATGCGTCCCTGTGCCCTCACCGGAGTCCAGGTCCAGTCCACAGGAGGAGGAAGCGGTCTCCCCAAGCTCCTGGCGCGCTGGACAGTGGGCG gtctgTGCACAACGAGCTGGAGAAGCGCAG GAGGGCCCAGCTGAAGCGGTGCCTGGAGCAGCTGAAGCAGCAGATGCCCCTGGGGGCTGACTGTGTCCGATACACCACACTGAGCCTTCTGCGCAGGGCCAGAATGCACATCCAG AAGCTGGAGGAGCAGGAGCAGCGGGCCCGGCAGCTCAAGGAGAAGCTGCGCAGCAAGCAGCAGAGCCTGCGGCGGCAGCTGGAGCAACTCCGGGGGCTGGGCACGGTGGGCGAGCGGGAGCGCCTGCGGGCGGACAGCCTGGACTCCTCGGGCCTCTCCTCCGAGCGCTCTGACTCAGACCAAG AGGAGCTGGAGGTGGACGTGGAGAGCCTGGTGTTCGGAG GCCAGAGCCCTCACAGAGCCTCCAGGGCTGCTTGGAGTCACTGTTGGAATGGACTCAAAGGACCCTGTGTGGGAACAGGTGCTCCTCGTACCCTGCTGCTGGCGGCTGGCAGTCCCACCTGGGAGAGGGGTGTTGGGCCCCCTGAGCCCTGCAGGGCAGGCAGCTTGGGCCCAGGCCACCCTCCCAGGCATGTTGATAGCACTTGGCCCAGCTGCCCATGGCAGCAGGAAGCCTCTTGGGCCCTCATGTTCCTTCCTAAACAAGGGCCCCTGGCCTTTGCCCCACGCATACTGTATTTTCATTAA
- the RAB24 gene encoding ras-related protein Rab-24 isoform X2, translating to MSGQRVDVKVVMLGKEYVGKTSLVERYVHDRFLVGPYQNTIGAAFVAKVMSVGDRTVTLGIWDTAGSERYEAMSRIYYRGAKAAIVCYDLTDSSSFERAKFWVKELRNLEEGCQIYLCGTKSDLLEEDRRRRRVDFHDVQDYADNIKAQLFETSSKTGQSVDELFQKVAEDYVSVAAFQVMTGEAARTNFLPATLFS from the exons ATGAGCGGGCAGCGCGTGGACGTCAAGGTGGTGATGTTGGGCAAGGAGTACGTGGGCAAGACGAGCCTGGTGGAGCGATACGTGCACGACCGCTTCCTGGTGGGGCCTTATCAGAAT ACCATTGGGGCCGCCTTCGTAGCCAAGGTGATGTCTGTCGGAGACCGGACGGTGACTTTGGGTATTTGG GACACAGCAGGCTCTGAGCGCTATGAGGCCATGAGCCGAATCTACTATCGGGGCGCCAAGGCTGCCATCGTCTGCTATG ACCTGACTGACAGCAGCAGCTTTGAACGGGCAAAGTTCTGGGTGAAGGAACTGCGCAACCTAGAGGAG GGCTGTCAGATCTACTTGTGCGGCACCAAGAGTGACCTGCTGGAGGAGGACAGGCGGCGGCGACGAGTGGACTTCCACGACGTTCAGGATTATGCAGACA ATATCAAAGCTCAGCTCTTTGAAACATCCAGCAAGACAGGCCAGAGTGTGG ACGAGCTCTTCCAGAAAGTGGCAGAGGATTACGTCAGTGTGGCCGCCTTCCAGGTGATGACAG
- the PRELID1 gene encoding PRELI domain-containing protein 1, mitochondrial, whose protein sequence is MVKYFLGQSVLRSSWDQVFAAFWQRYPNPYSKHVLTEDIVHREVTSDQKLLSRRLLTKTNRMPRWAERLFPANVAHSVYILEDSIVDPQNQTMTTFTWNINHARLMVVEERCVYRVNSDNSGWTEIRREAWVSSSLFGVSRAVQEFGLARFKSNVTKTMKGFEYILAKLQGEAPPKTLVETAKEAKEKAKETALAATEKAKDLASKAATKKQQQQQQFV, encoded by the exons ATGGTGAAGTATTTCCTGGGCCAGAGCGTGCTCCGGAGTTCCTGGGACCAAGTGTTCGCTGCCTTCTGGCAGCGGTACCCGAATCCCTATAG CAAACATGTCTTGACGGAAGACATAGTGCACCGAGAGGTGACCTCTGACCAGAAGCTCCTGTCCCGACGACTCCTGACCAAGACGAACAGGATGCCCCGCTGGGCTGAGCGGCTGTTTCCTGCCAATGTTGCTCACTCAGTGTACATCCTGGAGGATTCTATTGTGGACCCACAAAACCAGACCATGACCACCTTCACCTGGAACATCAACCACGCCCGGCTGATG GTGGTGGAGGAACGATGTGTTTACCGTGTGAACTCTGATAACAGCGGCTGGACCGAAATCCGCCGGGAAGCCTGGGTCTCCTCTAGCTTATTTGGCGTCTCCAGAGCTGTCCAG GAATTTGGTCTCGCGCGGTTCAAAAGCAACGTGACCAAGACTATGAAGGGTTTTGAATACATCTTGGCCAAGCTGCAAG GTGAGGCCCCTCCCAAAACCCTCGTTGAAACAGCCAAGGAAGCCAAGGAGAAGGCCAAGGAGACGGCACTGGCAGCTACAGAGAAGGCCAAGGACCTTGCCAGCAAGGCAGCCaccaagaagcagcagcagcagcagcagttcgtGTAG
- the MXD3 gene encoding max dimerization protein 3 isoform X2 yields the protein MESVASNIQVLLQAAEFLERREREAEHGYASLCPHRSPGPVHRRRKRSPQAPGALDSGRSVHNELEKRRRAQLKRCLEQLKQQMPLGADCVRYTTLSLLRRARMHIQKLEEQEQRARQLKEKLRSKQQSLRRQLEQLRGLGTVGERERLRADSLDSSGLSSERSDSDQEELEVDVESLVFGGEAELLRGFSAGQEHSYSHSGSAWL from the exons ATGGAATCGGTGGCCAGCAACATCCAAGTCTTGCTGCAGGCGGCGGAGTTCCTGGAGCGCCGcgagagag AGGCCGAGCATGGCTATGCGTCCCTGTGCCCTCACCGGAGTCCAGGTCCAGTCCACAGGAGGAGGAAGCGGTCTCCCCAAGCTCCTGGCGCGCTGGACAGTGGGCG gtctgTGCACAACGAGCTGGAGAAGCGCAG GAGGGCCCAGCTGAAGCGGTGCCTGGAGCAGCTGAAGCAGCAGATGCCCCTGGGGGCTGACTGTGTCCGATACACCACACTGAGCCTTCTGCGCAGGGCCAGAATGCACATCCAG AAGCTGGAGGAGCAGGAGCAGCGGGCCCGGCAGCTCAAGGAGAAGCTGCGCAGCAAGCAGCAGAGCCTGCGGCGGCAGCTGGAGCAACTCCGGGGGCTGGGCACGGTGGGCGAGCGGGAGCGCCTGCGGGCGGACAGCCTGGACTCCTCGGGCCTCTCCTCCGAGCGCTCTGACTCAGACCAAG AGGAGCTGGAGGTGGACGTGGAGAGCCTGGTGTTCGGAGGTGAGGCTGAGCTGCTGCGGGGCTTCAGCGCAGGCCAGGAGCACAGCTACTCACACAGTGGCAGTGCCTGGTTATGA
- the RAB24 gene encoding ras-related protein Rab-24 isoform X1 yields the protein MSGQRVDVKVVMLGKEYVGKTSLVERYVHDRFLVGPYQNTIGAAFVAKVMSVGDRTVTLGIWDTAGSERYEAMSRIYYRGAKAAIVCYDLTDSSSFERAKFWVKELRNLEEGCQIYLCGTKSDLLEEDRRRRRVDFHDVQDYADNIKAQLFETSSKTGQSVDELFQKVAEDYVSVAAFQVMTEDKGVDLGQKANPYFYSCCHH from the exons ATGAGCGGGCAGCGCGTGGACGTCAAGGTGGTGATGTTGGGCAAGGAGTACGTGGGCAAGACGAGCCTGGTGGAGCGATACGTGCACGACCGCTTCCTGGTGGGGCCTTATCAGAAT ACCATTGGGGCCGCCTTCGTAGCCAAGGTGATGTCTGTCGGAGACCGGACGGTGACTTTGGGTATTTGG GACACAGCAGGCTCTGAGCGCTATGAGGCCATGAGCCGAATCTACTATCGGGGCGCCAAGGCTGCCATCGTCTGCTATG ACCTGACTGACAGCAGCAGCTTTGAACGGGCAAAGTTCTGGGTGAAGGAACTGCGCAACCTAGAGGAG GGCTGTCAGATCTACTTGTGCGGCACCAAGAGTGACCTGCTGGAGGAGGACAGGCGGCGGCGACGAGTGGACTTCCACGACGTTCAGGATTATGCAGACA ATATCAAAGCTCAGCTCTTTGAAACATCCAGCAAGACAGGCCAGAGTGTGG ACGAGCTCTTCCAGAAAGTGGCAGAGGATTACGTCAGTGTGGCCGCCTTCCAGGTGATGACAG AGGACAAGGGCGTGGACCTGGGCCAGAAGGCAAACCCCTACTTCTACAGCTGTTGTCATCACTGA